The proteins below come from a single Pristiophorus japonicus isolate sPriJap1 chromosome 26, sPriJap1.hap1, whole genome shotgun sequence genomic window:
- the LOC139239087 gene encoding uncharacterized abhydrolase domain-containing protein DDB_G0269086-like, translating to MEKHRWSRAKRFSDTALEALVHGVQRRRNVLYPQGGKRLTIRQRRRVWKEIANSVTAASVVARTPIQCRKRFHDILRLVKAKVAHNQQQAGGDQERVDLTDLEESVFQIIEGAGTESMENGELESSTDDDDDTQEPPATGPEPKEDTYGGEEAQEEDDKMEQRLTVTATSSESGTAQTLEGTTEAGSAHGMERQRLSRATRFSCTALEALVHGVQRRRNILFPQGGKRPSRRESRLVWKEIAKAVTAASVVPRTPLQCRKRFHDLIRLVKGKVADNCGDQQQAEGDQARVGLTDLEQSMFQIIEGAGTESMENGEVESSTDDDEDTQELPTVPEHKEDTYGGGEAQKDKMEQRLTPVDASSESGTAQTLDGSTEAGSSHGMERHRPSRAVRFSDTALEALVDGAQRRRDILFPQDGKRPSKLQCGRVWKEIAKAVTAASVVPRTPLQCRKRLHDLIRLVKIKVADNRGEQQQAGGDQATADLTDQEESMFQINEEAGTESVEDGEAESSTDDDDIQEPPATVPEHKEDTYGGGEAQEDIDRMQQRQTPVDASSKSGIAQTLEGSTEAGSARGESPITSGLQPGQRKRAVRVPGPRRASLRTSSAAQDLDDDLDGPAFTRKVMAMHTEMLDAMASLPRSLLSVSRSIEVSSSNIARGFAQSLEPMISGMEMMGSSMRDLVDPNMMVDVMGDLVASIAAQAEATQRLTAAVEAQTAAIIAGFTSVERGQQSVLQQIAELSEGCRARRGC from the exons ATGGAGAAACACCGGTGGTCAAGGGCGAAGCGGTTTTCGGATACGGCCCTAGAGGCCCTGGTCCACGGGGTCCAACGACGACGTAATGTCCTATATCCGCAAGGGGGCAAGCGGCTTACAATACGCCAGCGCAGGCGGGTCTGGAAGGAGATAGCGAATTCTGTCACGGCGGCGAGTGTGGTTGCCAGGACGCCCATCCAGTGCCGGAAAAGATTTCATGACATCCTCCGGCTGGTCAAG GCAAAAGTGGCTCATAACCAGCAGCAGGCGGGAGGCGACCAAGAGAGGGTTGACTTAACTGACCTGGAGGAATCAGTGTTCCAAATTATTGAAGGGGCAGGGACAGAGTCCATGGAGAACGGAGAATTGGAAAGCAGCACTGATGATGACGACG atacccaagaaccacCAGCAACTGGACCTGAACCTAAGGAAGACACTTACGGTGGAGAAGAAGCACAAGAAGAAGACGACAAAATGGAACAGCGTCTGACAGTCACAGCCACAAGCTCAGAAAGTGGCACAGCGCAGACTTTAGAGGGTACtacagaggcgggatctgcacatg GCATGGAGAGACAGCGGCTGTCAAGGGCAACGCGGTTTTCGTGTACGGCCCTGGAGGCCCTGGTCCACGGGGTCCAACGACGACGCAATATACTATTCCCGCAAGGCGGCAAGAGGCCTTCAAGACGCGAGTCCAGGCTGGTCTGGAAGGAGATAGCGAAAGCCGTCACGGCGGCGAGTGTAGTTCCCAGGACACCCCTCCAGTGTCGGAAGAGATTTCATGATCTCATCCGGctagtcaag GGAAAGGTGGCTGATAACTGTGGAGACCAGCAGCAGGCGGAAGGCGACCAAGCGCGGGTGGGCCTAACTGACCTGGAGCAATCAATGTTCCAAATTATTGAAGGGGCTGGGACAGAGTCCATGGAGAACGGAGAAGTGGAAAGCAGCACTGATGACGACGAAG atacccaagaactgccaacTGTACCTGAACACAAAGAAGACACTTATGGAGGAGGAGAAGCACAAAAAGACAAAATGGAGCAGCGTCTGACACCCGTAGACGCAAGCTCAGAAAGTGGCACAGCGCAGACTTTAGATGGTAGTACAGAGGCGGGATCTtcacatg GCATGGAGAGACACCGACCATCAAGAGCGGTGCGGTTTTCGGACACGGCCCTCGAGGCACTGGTCGACGGGGCCCAACGACGACGCGATATCCTATTTCCGCAAGACGGCAAGagaccttcaaaactccagtgcggGCGGGTCTGGAAGGAGATAGCCAAAGCTGTCACGGCGGCGAGTGTGGTTCCCAGGACGCCCCTCCAGTGTCGGAAGAGGCTTCATGACCTCATCCGGCTGGTGAAG atAAAGGTGGCTGATAACCGCGGAGAGCAGCAGCAGGCGGGAGGCGACCAAGCGACGGCTGACCTAACTGACCAGGAGGAATCAATGTTCCAAATTAACGAAGAGGCTGGGACAGAGTCTGTGGAGGATGGAGAAGCGGAAAGCAGCACTGATGATGACG atatccaagaaccGCCAGCAACTGTACCTGAACATAAGGAAGACACTTATGGAGGAGGAGAAGCACAAGAAGACATCGACAGAATGCAACAACGTCAGACACCCGTAGATGCAAGCTCAAAAAGTGGCATTGCGCAGACTTTAGAGGGTAGTACAGAGGCAGGATCCGCACGTGGTGAATCACCaatcacgagtgggctgcagccaggacaGAGGAAAAGGGCCGTTCGAGTTCCaggtccccggagggcgagtttgcGCACGAGTTCTGCAGCACAGGACTtagatgatgacctcgatgggcCGGCCTTCACAAGAAAGGTGATggccatgcacacagaaatgcttgatgCAATGGCAAGCTTGCCAaggagcctcttgtcagtgtcaagaaGCATAGAGGTGTCCAGCTCCAACATTGCCCGGggttttgcgcagagcttggagcccatgatttccgggATGGAAATGATGGGCAGCTCCATGAGAGATCTTGTGGACCCAAATATGATGGTGGATGTGATGGGAGACCTtgtggcttccattgcagcacaggcagaagcaacccaACGGCtcactgctgcagtggaagctcagactgctgccatcatcgctgggtttACAAGTGTTGAAAGGGGTCAGCAATCTGTACTCCAACAGATTGCGgagctctcggagggttgtagggctagaagaGGTTGCTAA